The Dreissena polymorpha isolate Duluth1 chromosome 2, UMN_Dpol_1.0, whole genome shotgun sequence nucleotide sequence AATACTGGCACGCCAAATGTTGTGCAGCAACAAAAAATTGCTTAACCGTTCGTGCGCTTGCACGGTCAGTCTAGAAATCTGACATCATAATGGCGTTGTCGTACTTGTAGTCAGTGATTGGATGTCGCTGCACCGTCTCCGTCACGTGGCGCTGAGGTTCCTGTCCCGGATATCGCGACTCCTCCGTGCGCCGGGTGGTGGTCACCGTCTCGCCAGTCATCGGCTGCCCCGGGCGACCACTGGCCGAAGAGGAGGTGGTCTTCTCGCTCGAGTGTACCATCTGGTAAACGTACGAGTTGTTCCAGTCTCTATCCCCTGGAACCGCCGGCTTCACTTGCGCACCGCCAGGACTGTAATAgttttacataaacaattatGTATACATGTTGAATTTCAATGCTCGGGCttcattaaacaagagggccataatagccctgtatcgctacactgttttttctttgcgaaaaaaacgtgtaatgcgcatgggttgaaatgtactcaagaatgtgactttctctttctatccctcgtcccactggacgctttaagttggaagggtgagcatttttatatatggaaaaagttactaccgtgttaactaaacagactaaaaagcccgggaattgttgcacaggtcctttgcttataacgtaggtacatttatctctccaaaagatattgtcgttctttctatttcacatatttttagatgctgaagatcaaatctacgcatttgatttgaaacagattcacaagacccataggaatcaaaatgccttaaccttttaccaaacaacacattttggactttcccaatttgaaagaggttgcagacgtcaattgaattaaaatggaatatgaaggaaatgatccggtagggtagaaataattgtgataaaaggagaaattgctcatcaacccacacatccctaagaccaacaggcctgagaatataattataatctaaagagtatttctttatatttataaatgtatttaattaagtgatacatttgacttctaagatcaattcataacttatattaagaaaattataaaatggtcagaaatatatatggattgttgagcaattgacaatcatttcaacaattcatgagtcacgattcacaaatggaacaatgaatcattaaaaagcagcatatacgatagttaaggacattgcacttcattaatatcaacaccttctcttggatactaagattgagtttaccgtgcagtatcatatattgactttccttgaaataattatgttcatggaagttgtgtttttaaaatcaataatatataattaaactgattttaacactacaaaaaagacatgaaattaacatgtcatccaaaatattttcatccggatatatggtcactttcgacatatttaaataaaacccgactttgttcagtttataagaaaaacattcataacacatgttcttacttcaatgcctttgtaagcagtcaccatctgacctaaaatggtaccaaatgacagggttttatctcatgtttacaagatgttgatgttgttgttggtcacagccaaacggccgcagtaatctccactggtaaacgtcatatgttcagttttgtgacccccggggccgggtcaaatttgagccctggggaatcatttgaacaaatttggtagaggactattagatatcactacataccaaatttagtagccctaggctctataattaagaacaagaagatttttaaagtttgcacaaaataggccttatttaagcatatgttcatttttgtgacccctggggcaaggtcaaatttgttcctaggggcataatttgaacaaactaagtagagaactattagatgtcactacctaccgaatttggtagaaataggcccaatggttatggacaagaagatttttatagtttgcacaaaatgggcccaatataagcatatgttcaattttttgacccctggggaacggtcaaatttgatcccaggggcttaatttgaacaaacttggtagaggactataaaatgtcattacataacaaatttggtagccctatgccatacggttatggacaagaagatttttaaagttttcacaaaataggccttatataagcacattttcaattttttgaccccccggggcagggtcaaatttgaccccaggggcataatttgaacaaacttggtagaggactataagatgtcactacataccaaatttggcagCCCTTGGcaaaatggttatggacaagaagatttttaaagtttgcacaaaataggccttatataagcaaatgttcaatttattgaccccccggggcagggtcaaatttgaccccagggacataatttgaacaaacttgatagaggactataagatgtcactacatacaaactttggtagccctaggcctaatggttataggcaagaagatttttaaagtttgcacaaaataggccttatataagcaaattttcatttttttaaccccccggggcagggtcaaatttgatccctggggcataatttgaacaaacttggtagaggactataagatgtcactacaaaccaaatttggtagccctacgccatacggttattgacaagaagatttttaaagtttgcacaaataggccctaaataagcaaattttcaatgttctgaccccccccccccgggacagggtaaaatttgaccccaggggcataatttgaacaaacttggtagaggactataagatgtcactacatagcaaatttggtagccctaggcccaatggttacggacaagaagatttttaaagtttgcacaaaataggccttatataagcaaattttcaattttttgactcctcggggcagggtcaaatttgaccccaggggcataatttgaacaaacttggtagaggactataagatatcactacataccaaatttggtagccctaggcctaatggttatggacaagaagatttataaagtttgcacaaaataggccttatgtaagcaaattttcaattttttgaccccaccggggagggtcaaatttgaccccaggggtttaatttgaacaaatttgaaagaggttcaccacatgaacattcctgagaaatttcatcagatttggaccagtagtttaggataagaagatgttttaagaaaaagttaacgcacggacgcacacacgacggacacaggaccatgacataagccccgctggcctttggccagtggagctaaaaacgtAGTTGCCATATAGCATAACCCAATACATGTGTGATATTTTTTGTGTTGTCTTAATAATCTAATCATGTccaatatccgtaatattccatTAGAACACGTGCAAATCTTTACCAGTACCAATGTGGCGAAACATGACAATAACTGAGGGATAATCCAGAAATAATGTTGCATTCCGTTTTCATCACATTACGATCGACCAACGCTtgtcttttttcatatttttaccaaTTGTATTCAAAACAAATCTTCACAAATAAGTGTTTGTTTTCGTTCAATGAAAACGCATACATTTTCTAAAAGAATCCTAAAAATTCCAATGAAAGATTTCCAAAATACTTGTTTAGTACATCTAAATTTGTATTTAATCTCACATCCAGCTCTATACGTTTAACCAtagtaaatgtaatgtaaaattattttattctcATTTTGCggtattttttagcaaaaaaaacatCAAACTGATTTCCCAATTTATGTCAAAACGACGCTATATTTCCTAATCAAAGGACCCGGTCCCATTCTCAACATGGTAAAGAAACAATTGCAAATTCAAACGGACATGCCTATTGCAATATGTTTGCGAAATTAATTGTCTTTGCGTATTTTGAAAGGAAACCATTTTATTCCAAGTTAACGACAAACGGTAGCGAATAATCGATTGTACATAACATAAAGCTTTAGTTTGGGTCTGGTTTCAAAATCACTTTTCgttcaaattatttatgaaatgttATTCTGGAATAACTAGCTATATCTCTGGAATAACCAGATATATGTTGCATATGCACTAATTAATAAATTCACAAGCCGTCAATCGTATTATACAATGCTCTTTATACTAACTTGCACTTCCACTAGAAATCGTGTGAACCAGTGTTTTCGTACATGACATTCAGCATAAATGCGCTTTGTACGGCTATggttatttaaatgataaaacatatttGCTATAATGTGGTACtacaataatttaaattgcaagaagatgtttaaagtatTTCTTATTAACATAATTACTTACTTTCTTGTTATAATGCAAATAAATACCATGATCTGCTAAATGGTTACCATAGTTATGTAAGCATATGGATCATaacttttatttttcacattcTGTCCTatgaaacatattatttaaaaatcatgctttatttttaaaaatactttattaaaCGGAATTTATTgagaactaaaataaataaaaatgtctacGTATTTCCGAATCATCCCTCGTACACGCCATAATGTTTTCTTTGTCCAATACCTCGGTTTATTTCAATAATGCTTCATAACAAAATGATCAAGCCGTAGTTAATGCTCTATGCTATACTGTTGTATGATTTGAGATTACAATGGTAAACTATGTATATAAATACTACAAACGTATATACACGAGGGTCAAATAAGACAAGCTATTTTATACatcagtttgaaaaaaaacaacactaactTGTTATATAACTAGCATTGACCGTTGCGCCAACCATTGTTTTACAATTTATACTCGTATTCATTTGTGGccatgaacgaaaacaaatgctTACGATAAAAAGCTATACAGTTTATGTTAAAATACAAGTGCATTTGCTTAACAGAAACACTATTGTCAAAATTGATGATAAACGTTCCTTTTTTGTTGTATTAATTTTTCTGATCACAACTCGACTCTTTCTCTATTTGGGCAAATTTTAATTCACTACGGGGACGTTGCTCTACGGGTTTCTAGAACTGTCTGTGCGCTATAGGAGTGACAGCAGGCCGGGCTGATAAGCACAACAGTTGAGCACGTGGTGAGCGGCTTTAAAAACAATATGGATACAGCCAAAGATGGGATGTCCATAAACACACCAAAACAAAGGGAAGAAGGTTATTCAACATACCAACAATGTCATTTTGTTTGAATTCACTCATAACGTAGTCATCCAAACCACATGTGCAAGTTACAAATTCCAATGTcattaaaagcaaataaaaattGAGAAAAACAATGCGCGGTACAACAATACTGCAAAATGGAGAGATCATAGAGAGAAGTAGAAACATGATCAGGTGCATTCAGATAATGTAACACAATTGCTGATATCACGGTATACGAATGGtgattttaatacatacatgcCTGTGGcgagataaaaaatgtttttttaaattatgatttatttaagcaaGTTTTCCTTGACTTTGACTAAAAAAAATGGTCTGAAATATTCAACGTAACAAAACAATAGCATTAATATACGCACACTAACGGCACTCGCACGGACAGTGTTATAACATTTCACTTACCCTTTCTTTGAGTTAGTGCGCTACACCAGGTAGAGATTTGATAGCAGTGAGAAGTTTATAGTTATAGGCACACATTAACAATCTTATTCACAGTTTATTAATTATTCAGTACCAAAAACGCAAATAAATGGAAAACAAACCAAAGCACGCTTAGTAGAGAACCACACATATACGCACACAcgagaaacaaaaaaaaacactcttgCCACCGCACGTGCAATGATTATGTTTTGCAAAATGCTGCCTAAAACGGTCACATCAATTCAGTAtatattactatattttatttaattcatgtCTAAGCTTCTGTGCGAAAAAAATGTTCAAGCTGTGAATGTATCgttttttaattatgtacaaTCGCATGCAACACAGGAATATGTGTAAACGTGGTCAGCATGTGCAGAAGTAAACCTCGAAACCCAGATAAGTGTGCGAGTAAACATACCGATAACAGGAATTTAGACGACACGAAACGTTGACGTTTTCCTGGATTTAATTATTTCGAGATTAAAATGTGTCAAGGtgtaaatcaattaaaatgtagTACGCACTGATTAAAAGCAATAGCTGAACGTATATCTTTTTCATTCAACAAAAATAGTTTTCTGCAATCTCGCACAACAAATGTAGAATTAGGTGTCGGGGTTTACTTTAAAGCATGACAACACTTACGAATGAGAAGCAGCCCTGGCCTGTGTCTGACCTATGTACGTGTCCCTAACATTGTCCTTAGAGTACAGCCCGATAGGCGAGTTGTACTGCAAGTGCACAACATTCGAACCGCCGGCCGGCCCGCGATGACCGCCTGAAACATTATCGGGGGCGGAATTAAAGACCGTGGACAAGTGGTTCCCGTGATCCGGCCGACTCGCCGAGGTTCGGCTCGGCTTTGGTGGGACAGATGGGGAAACAGACCTGTGGCTTTGACCCCCGGAGGACGGCTGTCCAGAGGATCGCACCGTCGACTGTGCGGATATCTGAACTATTTTAGGTTTCGGAGCCACTGGTGGCTGCGTGTGCGGGCGGTAGGGCTGGTCTACCGTGCCGCTCTGGTAGCGCTCCATCTCCAAAGCCTCCCGTTCCCATGGCTTCAGCTGCTTACTCTCGCCTCGGAGCGTACCTGTCCACCCGGAGCCGGAGTCGGTCTCGTCGATGCGGGCGTTCACGGGCGGAGGTCGAGCCCTTGTGGCGCCCGAGTGTTTGGAGGGTTGCGGTTTGGGAAGGGGTTTGGAGTAGTCGACCCCAAAGGTGGTATAGGATGCCTCCTCGCCTGCCCGAGGTCGGCCGAAAGTGGGAAGGGATTTACGGGATCTTGGTACGGCTGCAAAACACAAAGGAGATTAATAGGAGTGCTTTACAATGCACATAACACATGTAGAATAGTATATGGCATACGAGAGACAAATAAAACAATGGCGTAATTTGTAACGTTTTTATATACTATCAAGAACTGTTTCAATATTCATCAcgttataatttatttgtttatatcaatcTAGGAAAAAAATACTCATTTTATGAAATCTGGGCGATAAATAGCTTAACTTTGCACATTTGTGAATTATAATTTTAACTCTGCTTGCTATATCCTTCTACACAGTCAAAACTACATAAAGCATTATTTTTTCACATACATATCTCGTGATATACTTGCAAAGATGGGTTaagaaccaaaaaaaaattaacgttggaaGGAATATGTAAACACTTCAATTACGAAAGGGAATTACATTTCGCGTGTATAGAGGTAAAATAGGATACAACATGCTCGCAAgtgaataaatattttgacatggtaATGAAGCCAAATCcaactgaaaatatataataaaaaacaactgaaaatgcAAATCATGGATTAACAAAAGTATGACATTCATTAAGCGACATGCAAAGCTATTCATGCACAGCGGATCTGTCTAGCTGTAATGAGTGTCAGTGATGGCTCCAGGTTTACAAAGTGTGTAGCCAGATCTAAACGGAGGTGTCACCTGAGCGGGAGGGAGCTTTTTTCCCAAAAAGTTGTCGTCTCTCCCAGACAGGGGCGGTTGGGTAGTCGTCCTCGTCGGACCCAAGGGCACCTAAACATACCAGTGAGGAGCCATAGGGGGTCACTTATACCCTCGCGTTTATGATTTAATCTATATACAAACTCATGTTGTATTTTGTTATTGAAGGACAAGTAAAAACGTACATTCTGAGATATGTAATCACTTCATTTGATTGGTGatgttgtaatattatttattgatgaGTATGATTTCATctattacaaaataatttaagcGAACGGAGCGGGAGGTGGGTGAAATGGATTATCACGATTCATGGATTGACATACATTAAAACGTTCGTTAAGGCAGACTACTGTATTCAAGAGAAAGCGTCTCTATCTGCATGGAAACAGGGTAAAGCTGGCAACCTGAATGAAGTATACCAAAACCTACTACAGAAGCGGACATACCAAACACTCTCCGATCAAACATTTGTTGTAAAACTCTGACTTTGACGTATTAGTTTCATTAAATAACACCGCGTTTTTCCGCATGTGACAACACATACATCCGCAGACCTGCAGACCTACGACAGTGACGTCATGCAAGCTTACTGTTCGAGCGCTGATCTTTTTGGATGAAAGTTCGTCTGCGTTCGTTCACCCCTCCCAACGTCTCCTCCTCCACCCCTCGATCTTCTGATATACACGGTAAGCATCAATCCCAAATGTACGACAACATATTTCTCTAAGCCTGAACGTTATTTTACAAGGATCAACTACCAATAAAAACGTGGACATCAAACGGATGATATGCCTAACTAAGTAATTCTTCTTAGATcgcacttaaccctttgcatgctgggaaatttgttgtatgctaaaacgtcgtctgctgaatttataaattagcattttcttcgattttttcaaagaatactattggaatagcaaacagtttggatcctgatgagacgccacgttctgtggcgtctcatctggatccaaactgtttgcaaaggccttcaaaattcggttcctgcactgaaagagttatgaTTTTGGTATGATCTgatattgttttcatgtttattttactgACACTACTTATATAACAAACAATGTGTTAATTAACAAATCGCGGTATAAACACGTAGGTACGCCTCGAGAGTTGACATGCAAGCACACATAAACACAGGGGTCACACTATAAAATATCATTACACAATCGaaattcattcatattcatatatGTGTAGAATGGGTACACATTGGTACTGAAAACTGTTGAACTGACTTTCATAAGCATTGATTCCATATATATTTAACAGTGATCATATATATTTGCAACTAGAACACATAGTGTACAGTATATACCTATTAAATGTATTCATGGCAGTAATACTAATTGATGAAGCGTTATTTATTAGTCCTTTAACTAAATAAACTAAGGATAAATTCTTCTGaaaagtattatatttaaataaaatatgtaatgttcatatgtctCGGAAAACACGATCAGTTGcataataattcatttaattaagttgcataataattcatttaattaaatgagTTGTTAAATAGTGTATTGACAATCATGTTCTTACCCGCTGTATAGGACGAATGTGGAGACTGTTGCGGCGCAGAGAACTGTGTCTGATAGTTAACCTGCGTCTCCTGCGTATGCACTTGCGCAGGAGCAGCTACCGGTCGATAACCCTGCGCATGCGTAGCGCGCTGTGGCGACTGAGGTCCACCCGGCGCTGAACCAAAAGACGTTCCGAAATTCGTGGTGCCGCCTCCAAATTTGTTGAGGGTGACCTTCTTGGGCATGAAACCTGCACTATCCATGTTGTCGGTTGCTGCGTGCGTGCTTCCGGTGTCGGAATGGGAAGCTGGCTTGTGGGGCGAGATTGGCACGATACGAACCGGCGACTTAGGACCAGACTTGCCTGGCTTGTACACCGGAATAACAATCTGCAGTAAATGGGTGACGTATAATTATGTacttgtatttgatttttttaaatcctaCTTAAATAGACCAATGCATGTTTGTCATTCAATGACTGAATGACCAAAGTGGGTTTTCTGTTTCTAAATAATAGCACATGGTTGAATGTCGTTGAAATTCCAATGATTACACAAACATCCGTAGACAAACAGAAAGGCGGATGTGTTGTTATATTGGTTAGTTATAATTAAAGAAGTCCTCAAAAATTCAACAAATCAGTCACGCAAAATACGTGTGATTAGCACCAGTGCACAAACAATTACCTTTTATAAAATGTCAGAAAGACTTAGAGTGGCAAAACTAACCGAATgatcaataatttattttcactTATTGTCTAATCCACACAAGGATTGTTTTGTTGAATTAAGCTAAgtaagatatagaggatatttgttcatgtcagtgtaagatcgtttgttattttactcgtgatcatagaaaatatattgtcACGAGTGGCgcacaaacgatcttacactgtcATGAACAAATtgtctgtttcttttatgcccctttaaaaaaatgcaacagcTCTTTCCCTTTCGCTggaaagttaccctttctcccgtggcgtgcctcaatacatttcaatacccTGACGTCACTATTCCCGCGAAATTCTCCTagttaaactcatttacaatgtaaataaacgatgaaaaaagcgtaaaataaaaagaaaatgtgttggattcgtaGGAATAGCGATTTTAATTCACGCGTGGTCATAAAAATCTTGaaatgataatctaaaaattgaaaaagtagttccgaaaatgtgttattttcaccggtgaaaataacaatttgtttattttgactGCTATTATTTCACAgtagaaatgtcatattttatcagtaGGTATAAAAGAAACGTAATTTATGTTTCATATTTACGTTTAAAACGTGCCTATGACGTTGTTCTTGTGTTTTTTCTTACAATAAATCAATCAGTTGTTACGCAGATTGGTTATGAAGTCACGACCGAATAGGCCATACATTATTTACTTATCAGCAATTGATGAGTCATGTTACTGTCTGGCCTTAAACAAAAGAAGTTTTGTTTTCTAGCCAAACATTGTGAAGTCTTACAAAATAACTGACCGTTTGGCAATAACAACAGAGAAACAcataagaaaaaagaaaagaactAAGTATTGCAAATACGGTAGAATTTTTTACTTTCTTTACATTTGACAGTAATTTATAAAATGGGATTCAAATAGAAGTTTAAATGACTTTGTTCAACGTTAAAAATCGAAAGTAATATACAGTGGTCCAATTAGGAATTATAATGAATTTGCTAAACTTTTAAATAGCAGCCTTCTTTTATTCGAGTACACGCGTTAATTAAATACACGCTCATTCAACTCTCAGCAACCAATAATGATCTAGTGTTAGCCTTCTAAAACTTGGTAATTATAAAAGCTGTAAGAACAAAATCATGGTTCAGACTTCGATATTCCTTCAAAACTAATTACGAAACCGACTAATAAACTGAGTAATTGGCCACATGCCAAGTGCACGTATTTCCCGTGCACAAATAATGGGAAACAGCTGCACAGTTTTGACAGGTAACTTGTTTTGCATCGTTTGCAAAATCGCTTATTTCACTACTGCAAGGTGGTGTAAGTGTTCACATATAAACACCCGAAATAACTGAGGAATCACGTTTTAAGTGTGTATGCATGTAATTTAAAGGAGCATTACTCACTATATAAAATGGAATAATGTTCCCTTGGAGGAATGCATTTGATAATGTATATGATTGAAAGTGCTTCGGCTGTTTTAATATCGACTTTTTTACATTATTTACCTCATTGGCATCACAAGCTATCGCGAGTACAATAAATACTTACAAACTCTATATTGTTTTATCGATTTAATGTTTTTTTGGTCATTTACTTATTTTGCAATAGTGGGTTTTAACTATGTTGCTACCAAAAAGAgaacaaataaatgttcataatCAGTGTGCAATTTATACCGAGGACTCTTTGACAaatcaatataaatgtatttacccAGTAAACAGTAAATAtgattaaagggaccttttcaagttttgataaattgacaaaaatgaaaaaagaatgtttcagatttgcaaattttcgttgtagttatgcttTTTGCGAGCAAAGAGTAATATTGCACATTTCCAAGCGCTTACAtgcttcttttgacgatttaaaaatatgagaattacaaacgcgaaacgattgtataatttggatTGGTCTGTTGTtaccgttatattttgtgacattacgatgattgcttatattaagtatgatatacATCCGAAACTATGGCAGCATGGATGTCCGAGGTATGATATACATCCGAAACTATGGCAGCATGGATGTCCGAGTGTTTGATATACATCCGAAACTATGGCAGTATGGATGTCCGAGTGTTTTAAGCGCTAGAATTTCACTCTAAGGAGCAGTGGTTCGAGCCTGGGTGTGGATAACCTTTttctgtttctttaattttatttttgttttatactggaactcttaagttccgatgtttacatttatcaatttaaaaacatttaatgacaaacttcaaaacatactgAAATCTTAGAAAATGTcagaaatctgtgaaaaggtcattTCAAATTGTAACATAATAACCACGCTTTTTTCGAAATAATGTAGCATACAACACGTTTTAAATGATAATACTTTATTCCATTTCAGAGAACTGTCGTCTTTATTTCCAGCAGTAAACATAAACAGTAGCATGAACCATCTGAAGGTTTTCGAGGGGCCTTTCCTAGCATTGGTCTGATGTGAATCACGCAATCGTTGCATTGTGTCTTACAAAATTGCTTAAATCTCACAACGGTTACCTGCGGAGCTCTAACGGGGGATTGCGGGAAAGAGGGTGCCCGGGTGTCGACTTTGGGAGTCAGTGGTTTGATGCTCACTGGGCCTAGCGGTCTGAAGAGCAATAAACACACGAAACTCATTACTATacacacatgtatacattgtatatatgttAATTACCGATCTAACATTTTTTTGCCGCTTAAAGGTCAGACAACTTGACTCAAACTAAGCTAACGCTTTACATGTTTTGAATCCTTAAATAAACGCAACGCTACAACTAAGCATGTTTTCCATGAAACCATAGCTTATACAAATTATAAGTTTGTTGCGTAGTCACATGAACACAAATTTCGATAAAAGATAGGAGTTTCTGAACTAAATATATTAAGCATCCAGGCTATCTACAGAAGACATTTGAAGGACATGAATGTTTTCCTTAAAAtcgcttttatataattttaggCAAATGACCAAAGCTCTGGACACACCGAAACAAAGcaatacaaaagcttacacgtGTATTCACATCGTTAACATTCAGCTGCACCATCCGAAGAAAAACTCTTATACAAATCAGTCCTTTATTCATGGCAAGTAACAAATTGCCAACGAACGAGGTACACAAACAAATGAAGAAAACAATACACACATGTACAAAAGGAAACACAGCAACAGGGACATGATAGAACTAGATCTCTAACCAGAGTTCGCGGATAACATGGTAACAGACTTAACTAGGTGAACAAGTTTTTGACTCCACTCCGCCTGATTCAAACATTGCCTTCATATTGtcaaattttaacccatttatgcctagcgtctagaaaaaaaggccttggcaaacagcgtagacccagatgagacgccgcatgatgcggcgtctcatcagggtctacgctatttgcttaaaggaatttatgttagaaatattctaaatatagaaagaaatatactagacatccctaattttggaaataaattgatccaatttagaaggatgggagagtccactaggcataaatgggttaaaatttgaccaagttttaccaagactgagtcataaatgtagcCTATAGAGAAGAAACAACGTTTGTAAAACATTTGACTCGATATCTAGTTTT carries:
- the LOC127865872 gene encoding PDZ and LIM domain protein 5-like isoform X5; amino-acid sequence: MSLVQVRLARDSLQTPWGFRLQGGKDLSQELVVQRVFANTPSEGELQRGDVIVAINGRDTSNLSHKQAQDAITGGGGQIELLVQRPLGPVSIKPLTPKVDTRAPSFPQSPVRAPQIVIPVYKPGKSGPKSPVRIVPISPHKPASHSDTGSTHAATDNMDSAGFMPKKVTLNKFGGGTTNFGTSFGSAPGGPQSPQRATHAQGYRPVAAPAQVHTQETQVNYQTQFSAPQQSPHSSYTADRGVEEETLGGVNERRRTFIQKDQRSNTVPRSRKSLPTFGRPRAGEEASYTTFGVDYSKPLPKPQPSKHSGATRARPPPVNARIDETDSGSGWTGTLRGESKQLKPWEREALEMERYQSGTVDQPYRPHTQPPVAPKPKIVQISAQSTVRSSGQPSSGGQSHRSVSPSVPPKPSRTSASRPDHGNHLSTVFNSAPDNVSGGHRGPAGGSNVVHLQYNSPIGLYSKDNVRDTYIGQTQARAASHSPGGAQVKPAVPGDRDWNNSYVYQMVHSSEKTTSSSASGRPGQPMTGETVTTTRRTEESRYPGQEPQRHVTETVQRHPITDYKYDNAIMMSDF
- the LOC127865872 gene encoding PDZ and LIM domain protein 5-like isoform X2 produces the protein MSLVQVRLARDSLQTPWGFRLQGGKDLSQELVVQRVFANTPSEGELQRGDVIVAINGRDTSNLSHKQAQDAITGGGGQIELLVQRPLGPVSIKPLTPKVDTRAPSFPQSPVRAPQIVIPVYKPGKSGPKSPVRIVPISPHKPASHSDTGSTHAATDNMDSAGFMPKKVTLNKFGGGTTNFGTSFGSAPGGPQSPQRATHAQGYRPVAAPAQVHTQETQVNYQTQFSAPQQSPHSSYTADRGVEEETLGGVNERRRTFIQKDQRSNSALGSDEDDYPTAPVWERRQLFGKKAPSRSAVPRSRKSLPTFGRPRAGEEASYTTFGVDYSKPLPKPQPSKHSGATRARPPPVNARIDETDSGSGWTGTLRGESKQLKPWEREALEMERYQSGTVDQPYRPHTQPPVAPKPKIVQISAQSTVRSSGQPSSGGQSHRSVSPSVPPKPSRTSASRPDHGNHLSTVFNSAPDNVSGGHRGPAGGSNVVHLQYNSPIGLYSKDNVRDTYIGQTQARAASHSPGGAQVKPAVPGDRDWNNSYVYQMVHSSEKTTSSSASGRPGQPMTGETVTTTRRTEESRYPGQEPQRHVTETVQRHPITDYKYDNAIMMSDF
- the LOC127865872 gene encoding uncharacterized protein LOC127865872 isoform X3 translates to MTRIVLTMRRHSEPITINVFANTPSEGELQRGDVIVAINGRDTSNLSHKQAQDAITGGGGQIELLVQRPLGPVSIKPLTPKVDTRAPSFPQSPVRAPQIVIPVYKPGKSGPKSPVRIVPISPHKPASHSDTGSTHAATDNMDSAGFMPKKVTLNKFGGGTTNFGTSFGSAPGGPQSPQRATHAQGYRPVAAPAQVHTQETQVNYQTQFSAPQQSPHSSYTAEDRGVEEETLGGVNERRRTFIQKDQRSNSALGSDEDDYPTAPVWERRQLFGKKAPSRSAVPRSRKSLPTFGRPRAGEEASYTTFGVDYSKPLPKPQPSKHSGATRARPPPVNARIDETDSGSGWTGTLRGESKQLKPWEREALEMERYQSGTVDQPYRPHTQPPVAPKPKIVQISAQSTVRSSGQPSSGGQSHRSVSPSVPPKPSRTSASRPDHGNHLSTVFNSAPDNVSGGHRGPAGGSNVVHLQYNSPIGLYSKDNVRDTYIGQTQARAASHSPGGAQVKPAVPGDRDWNNSYVYQMVHSSEKTTSSSASGRPGQPMTGETVTTTRRTEESRYPGQEPQRHVTETVQRHPITDYKYDNAIMMSDF